A single genomic interval of Nocardioides palaemonis harbors:
- a CDS encoding ABC transporter permease, whose product MTEQLAPTRPAADRTGRPAPRPSMLTYARLDLRRQLRDRFAMFFVVGLPTFMFLVFGLGTDEAVGSGNVAMYVMISMAAYGAVTATASVAGSAATEQVMGWGRQLGLTPMRPLAFVLTKAGIAMVVAAVPVAAIFAIGAATGARGDWTDWTLAAALTWVGSVLFAIYGLAICLAFTSTNAPGIASGMIVVMAFLGNVFTPMDGFMLDLGRFTPLYGYAALARYPLTEGYLPMGSGHDPLWLPVANVLAWTVIFSLVAIWGVRRSRARA is encoded by the coding sequence ATGACCGAGCAGCTCGCCCCGACCCGCCCCGCCGCGGACCGTACCGGCCGGCCGGCCCCGCGCCCCTCGATGCTCACCTACGCCCGGCTCGACCTGCGCCGCCAGCTGCGCGACCGGTTCGCGATGTTCTTCGTGGTCGGCCTGCCGACCTTCATGTTCCTCGTCTTCGGCCTCGGGACCGACGAGGCGGTCGGCAGCGGCAACGTGGCGATGTACGTGATGATCTCGATGGCCGCCTACGGCGCGGTCACCGCGACCGCGAGCGTCGCGGGCAGCGCCGCTACCGAGCAGGTGATGGGTTGGGGCCGCCAGCTCGGCCTCACCCCGATGCGCCCGCTCGCCTTCGTCCTCACCAAGGCCGGCATCGCGATGGTCGTCGCGGCCGTGCCGGTCGCCGCCATCTTCGCGATCGGGGCGGCCACCGGCGCACGCGGCGACTGGACCGACTGGACCCTCGCCGCCGCGCTCACCTGGGTCGGCTCCGTGCTGTTCGCGATCTACGGCCTGGCGATCTGCCTGGCCTTCACGAGCACCAACGCGCCGGGCATCGCGTCCGGGATGATCGTGGTGATGGCCTTCCTGGGCAACGTGTTCACGCCGATGGACGGCTTCATGCTCGACCTCGGTCGCTTCACCCCGCTCTACGGCTACGCCGCGCTCGCGCGCTACCCGCTGACCGAGGGCTACCTGCCGATGGGCAGCGGCCACGACCCGCTGTGGCTCCCGGTCGCTAACGTGCTCGCGTGGACGGTGATCTTCTCGCTGGTGGCGATCTGGGGCGTACGCCGGAGCCGGGCGCGCGCGTGA